The Pseudanabaena yagii GIHE-NHR1 genome segment CCAACAGGACTAGCTACGCGCCCAACGCCGAGTAAGGTGAGGGCAGCAGTCTTTAATATTTTGCAAAGTCGCATCTATGGTGCAAATTGGTTAGATATTTGTGCAGGTTCAGGAGCTATGGGAGCCGAGGCTTTAGTTCGTGGTGCACACCAAGTTGTGGGGATTGAATTATCGGCGATCGCCTGTCGGATTGTGAAGGAAAACTGGCAGAAAATCGCGAAATCGGAACAGATTGTCCAAGTGATCAAGGGTGATGTGTTGAAGATTGTGCCAAAATTACAACCAAAATTTTTTGACTTAGTTTATTTTGATCCACCCTACCAAAGCGATCTGTATCAACCTGTGCTCCAAGCTCTACCGCCATTGTTGACTGATGATGCCATCGTTATTGCTGAGTGCGATCGCTTACGCCCAC includes the following:
- the rsmD gene encoding 16S rRNA (guanine(966)-N(2))-methyltransferase RsmD, yielding MSIRIKGDRAIKTPTGLATRPTPSKVRAAVFNILQSRIYGANWLDICAGSGAMGAEALVRGAHQVVGIELSAIACRIVKENWQKIAKSEQIVQVIKGDVLKIVPKLQPKFFDLVYFDPPYQSDLYQPVLQALPPLLTDDAIVIAECDRLRPLPDVIGDLVCSDRRQYGQTALSFYRLSSP